A region of Dermochelys coriacea isolate rDerCor1 chromosome 1, rDerCor1.pri.v4, whole genome shotgun sequence DNA encodes the following proteins:
- the LOC119842683 gene encoding olfactory receptor 52E2-like: MQETRFCLRVGHLLPYCMSVSNTTVFTNPSTFILLGITGLEAAHIWISIPFFVTYAIAILGNFTILFIVKRETSLHGPPYYFLCMLAVSDEALCMCTIPKMLSIFWLNSREIDFSACITQMYFVHCFTVMESEIFVAMAFDCYVAICDPLRHSTTMTNSVVAKIGLAMVLLGGMLVLPCLLLVRQWPYCRTNIIPHSYCEHMAMVKLACNDIHISSYYGLFVTGVDVFFITMSYIQILRAIFSLPTKDTWIKTLGTCTSHLCAILAFYIPGLFSLFTHWFGQNVPLYFHILMANVYLLVPPMLNPIIYG, from the coding sequence ATGCAGGAGACACGGTTCTGCCTCAGAGTTGGACACCTTCTCCCCTACTGCATGTCAGTTTCCAACACAACTGTcttcaccaacccctccaccttcatcctgcTGGGCATAACTGGCCTGGAGGCGGCCCATATctggatctccatccccttcttCGTCACATATGCAATAGCCATCTTGGGGAACTTCACCATCCTGTTCATTGTGAAGAGGGAGACGAGCCTCCATGGGCCCCCgtactatttcctctgcatgctggcTGTCAGTGACGAGGCCCTATGCATGTGCACAATTcccaaaatgctgagcatcttctgGTTGAATTCCAGGGAGATCGATTTCAGTGCCTGCATTACCCAGATGTACTTTGTTCACTGCTTCACAGTTATGGAGTCTGAGATCTTTGTGGCCATGGCTTTTGATTGCTACGTGGCCATCTGCgatcccctgagacattccaccaCCATGACAAACTCTGTGGTGGCCAAGATCGGCCTTGCTATGGTCCTGCTTGGAGGCATGCTTGTACTGCCCTGTCTCCTCCTGGTGAGGCAGTGGCCATATTGCAGAACCAACATCATCCCCCACTCATACTGCGAGCACATGGCCATGGTGAAGCTGGCCTGTAATGACATCCACATCAGTAGTTATTACGGCCTCTTTGTGACCGGTGTGGATGTGTTTTTTATCACCATGTCCTATATCCAGATCCTCAGGGCCATCTTCAGCCTCCCCACAAAGGACACCTGGATCAAGACTTTGGGGACCTGCACCTCCCACCTCTGTGCCATCTTAGCCTTTTACATCCCAGGTCTTTTCTCCTTATTCACACATTGGTTTGGGCAGAATGTGCCCCTGTATTTCCACATTCTCATGGCCAATGTGTACCTCCTGGTGCCCCCCATGCTGAATCCCATCATCTATGGGTGA